The following are encoded in a window of Desulfopila inferna genomic DNA:
- a CDS encoding peptide chain release factor 3, with protein sequence MSKHLAQEIAKRRTFGIISHPDAGKTTLTEKLLLYGGAINLAGAVKSKKNDRKATSDWMAIEQERGISVTTSVMKFAYHDFEINLLDTPGHQDFSEDTYRVLTAVDSAIMVIDNAKGVETQTEKLMEVCRMRNTPLITFINKLDREGLSPLDVMADIEDKLQIECSPLSWPIGMGKTFKGVYNILHKQIHLFTPGRESREDDGITIKDLNDPRLDELLGRQADDLREDIELLEGAASPFEYEHYRSASQTPVFFGSAINNFGVQELLNGFISMAPPPEPRQAASRIVNPEEEDFSGFVFKIQANMNPAHRDRIAFLRVCSGKFTRGMKVRHHRIGKEITLANATIFMAQDRANVEEAWPGDIIGLHNHGTIKIGDTFTPKEELKFTGIPNFAPEHFRRVILKNPLKMKQLQKGLVQLAEEGAIQVFRPLIGSDYIMGAVGVLQFEVTVARLKNEYGVEAIYEPVSYQAARWVSCSDKKKLTQFESKNQGALARDSEGFLTYLAQNEWMLNFFMEKWPNIDFHKTRENV encoded by the coding sequence ATGAGTAAACATCTAGCACAGGAAATAGCCAAAAGAAGAACCTTCGGCATCATCAGTCATCCCGATGCGGGGAAGACCACTCTCACCGAAAAACTTTTGCTCTACGGTGGCGCGATCAATCTCGCTGGTGCGGTAAAGTCCAAGAAAAATGACCGCAAGGCTACCAGTGACTGGATGGCCATCGAGCAAGAGCGCGGCATTTCGGTCACCACATCGGTGATGAAATTCGCCTACCACGATTTTGAAATCAACCTGCTGGACACACCAGGCCATCAGGATTTCTCCGAGGACACCTACCGGGTGCTCACCGCGGTTGACTCCGCCATCATGGTGATCGACAATGCCAAAGGCGTTGAAACCCAAACCGAAAAGTTGATGGAGGTCTGTCGGATGCGAAATACCCCTCTTATCACCTTCATCAACAAACTTGACAGAGAAGGATTGTCTCCTCTCGATGTTATGGCTGATATCGAGGACAAGCTTCAGATTGAATGCTCACCGCTCTCCTGGCCTATCGGCATGGGAAAAACCTTCAAGGGCGTCTACAACATTCTTCACAAGCAGATCCATCTTTTTACACCCGGCCGGGAATCACGAGAAGATGACGGCATTACCATAAAAGACCTTAATGACCCGCGCCTTGATGAGTTGTTGGGCCGACAGGCCGATGATCTGCGCGAGGATATCGAACTGCTGGAGGGTGCGGCCAGCCCATTTGAATATGAGCATTACCGCAGTGCAAGCCAGACACCGGTATTTTTCGGCAGCGCCATCAACAATTTTGGAGTCCAGGAACTTCTCAACGGCTTTATCAGCATGGCGCCGCCTCCCGAACCACGACAGGCCGCCTCACGAATCGTCAATCCCGAAGAAGAGGATTTTTCCGGATTTGTTTTTAAAATCCAGGCCAACATGAATCCGGCTCACCGGGACAGGATCGCCTTCCTCCGTGTCTGTTCGGGAAAATTCACAAGGGGTATGAAAGTCAGACATCATCGGATCGGCAAGGAAATCACTCTGGCAAATGCCACTATCTTCATGGCTCAGGACCGTGCCAATGTGGAGGAAGCCTGGCCAGGTGACATTATTGGCCTGCATAATCACGGGACCATCAAGATAGGAGATACCTTTACTCCCAAGGAAGAACTCAAGTTCACGGGCATTCCCAACTTTGCTCCCGAGCACTTTCGACGGGTCATCCTGAAAAATCCTCTGAAAATGAAGCAATTGCAAAAAGGACTGGTCCAGCTTGCCGAAGAAGGAGCAATTCAGGTCTTCAGGCCGCTTATCGGTTCCGACTATATCATGGGTGCAGTAGGCGTCCTGCAGTTTGAAGTAACCGTGGCCCGGTTGAAAAATGAGTATGGGGTAGAAGCGATTTATGAACCGGTGAGCTATCAAGCCGCTCGCTGGGTCAGCTGCAGCGACAAAAAGAAACTGACCCAGTTCGAATCCAAGAATCAGGGGGCTCTGGCCAGGGACTCAGAAGGATTTCTCACCTATCTTGCCCAGAACGAATGGATGCTCAACTTTTTTATGGAGAAGTGGCCGAACATAGATTTCCACAAAACGCGTGAAAACGTATGA
- a CDS encoding DUF134 domain-containing protein — MSPRPKKARNCEGNFCGMAFKPTGTPLHELRQIELHLDELEVLRLCDRESLTQEEAGERMGVSRGTIQRIITVARKKVAAALTEGAALIFVRDEEE; from the coding sequence ATGTCACCAAGACCTAAAAAAGCCAGAAACTGCGAGGGGAACTTTTGCGGAATGGCGTTCAAGCCAACCGGAACGCCGTTGCATGAACTGCGTCAGATTGAATTGCACCTCGATGAGCTTGAGGTATTGCGGCTGTGTGATCGGGAAAGTCTTACTCAGGAAGAAGCAGGAGAGCGTATGGGCGTCTCCAGGGGAACGATTCAGCGCATCATTACTGTCGCCCGCAAAAAAGTTGCTGCCGCTCTGACGGAAGGAGCAGCTCTTATTTTTGTTCGTGATGAAGAGGAATAA
- a CDS encoding NifB/NifX family molybdenum-iron cluster-binding protein gives MKIAIPTNAPGGLEAERSGHFGHCDIFTVIDLSSGNEVTDVTTIINEGHEAGGCMAPVTLLQKAGVEAIVVAGLGKRPMQGFNEVGITVYHADQGQLPDVKSVIENLQQNRLVVMHPAQTCQGSGNCQH, from the coding sequence ATGAAAATTGCAATACCTACGAATGCTCCGGGAGGGCTTGAGGCGGAACGGTCAGGTCACTTCGGACATTGTGATATTTTTACCGTTATTGACCTGTCATCGGGCAATGAAGTCACCGATGTCACCACGATCATAAACGAAGGTCATGAGGCTGGCGGCTGCATGGCCCCGGTTACACTTCTGCAGAAGGCCGGAGTTGAGGCTATTGTCGTGGCCGGCCTGGGTAAAAGGCCAATGCAGGGATTTAACGAAGTCGGAATTACAGTATATCATGCTGACCAGGGCCAGTTGCCCGATGTCAAAAGTGTGATCGAAAACCTGCAGCAAAACCGCTTGGTGGTGATGCACCCAGCGCAGACTTGCCAGGGCTCCGGCAACTGTCAGCATTGA
- a CDS encoding DUF4390 domain-containing protein gives MKKTLLLTSIILVLLLLSVQTSISIPKRTIDPAFSDITVTGSKSHLLLFAMLKNAFTEEMLQGLHSGLPIHFSFFIELSQADSENSLISLETRHVISYDTLKETYKVEIEESGKRFFSYQSLDEAQKAINELNGLKVVELNRLQPDTPYTIRIRAELYKKTLPMGLHRVVPFISWWDIKTKWHSITFTI, from the coding sequence ATGAAAAAGACACTCCTGCTGACCTCAATCATCCTGGTCCTGCTCCTTTTATCGGTTCAGACATCCATCTCTATTCCCAAGAGGACCATTGATCCTGCTTTTTCTGATATTACCGTGACCGGTTCAAAGAGTCATCTCCTGCTATTCGCCATGCTCAAAAACGCCTTTACCGAGGAGATGCTGCAGGGACTGCACAGTGGACTTCCTATACATTTTTCTTTTTTCATTGAACTCAGTCAAGCTGACAGTGAAAACTCACTCATCTCCCTGGAGACCCGGCACGTCATAAGTTATGATACCTTAAAGGAGACCTACAAGGTCGAGATAGAGGAAAGCGGCAAGCGTTTTTTCTCCTACCAGTCCCTGGATGAGGCGCAGAAAGCGATCAATGAACTTAATGGCTTGAAAGTGGTGGAACTCAACCGGTTACAGCCGGATACCCCCTATACCATACGAATACGCGCAGAACTTTACAAAAAAACCCTTCCCATGGGTTTGCATCGGGTGGTCCCTTTTATCTCCTGGTGGGATATAAAAACCAAATGGCACAGCATAACATTTACGATATAA
- a CDS encoding sensor histidine kinase has translation MSPETETYHNSLKNPLPQTLIGDAAILQEQKRQKKKITLFVILFCSCLIPIFVWFQSLLFNHEVTIPVNSNILIFVLINVNVLLVLLVLFLVLRNLAELFLESRKNLLNTKLKTKLVISFLSLSLIPTILLFFVALQFVSTSMDFWFNASVEKSLQKSLELAQALLRDTEEQASRLGTDISTRLQEASISKDPRIASRELENILSLQTRYGPDSLILAAGDGSFEITAASTRLKGIKLPDIPVNILQKLEPDTAGENIIQETLQGDLVRHVAAILLGEEKISATLTTTLLIDTERLAGMETISQGMEGYQQLKYLKEPFKFWLLIILLIVTMLIIFGAVWFGFYISKGITEPVAKLADATKRIAEGDLEFAIEGKTDDEIGLLVDAFNKMTANLNSSNKKLAETLTALHSSSQESEQRRRYTEIILQNVSTGVISLDEEGRIITINRFAESLLNIDRNFYLNKRFQDTLLEQHAAIIHGFLEKLQISRKLSIQEHLRLNIQQKNYSLLINFTRLEDEEETPLGYVLVFDDLTKIEKMQRMTAWREVARRIAHEIKNPLTPIQLSAQRLRRRYPDILEDGDKIFDQCTATIINQVDELKRLVSEFSQFARMPKVQKSQGNLVELANATLFLYQEAHKHIDFQLHEKNPLPTFFFDGEQIKRCIINLLDNAVAVLSDGGNIIIELLSNEESVFIRVCDDGPGTTPEDKGKLFEPYFSTKKTGTGLGLAIVSTIVADHSGYIRVMDNKPRGSIFIIELPLQAEKKDRA, from the coding sequence ATGAGTCCGGAAACAGAAACATATCATAACAGCCTTAAAAATCCTTTGCCGCAAACCCTTATCGGAGATGCCGCCATTCTCCAGGAACAAAAGCGCCAGAAGAAAAAGATCACTCTGTTTGTCATTCTCTTCTGTTCCTGCCTGATCCCGATCTTTGTCTGGTTTCAGTCTCTGCTTTTCAATCATGAAGTTACCATTCCGGTAAATTCGAATATTCTCATATTCGTTCTCATCAACGTCAATGTTCTCCTGGTTCTGCTGGTCCTTTTCCTGGTGCTTCGCAACCTTGCCGAACTTTTCCTGGAAAGCAGAAAAAATCTCTTAAACACCAAACTGAAAACCAAGCTGGTCATCTCCTTTCTCTCGCTATCCCTGATTCCTACAATCCTGCTCTTCTTCGTGGCACTGCAGTTTGTCTCCACCAGTATGGATTTCTGGTTTAATGCCAGTGTGGAAAAATCTCTGCAGAAGTCTCTGGAACTGGCCCAGGCGCTATTGCGCGATACGGAAGAGCAGGCCAGTCGGCTGGGTACGGATATCAGCACCAGGCTTCAGGAAGCTTCGATCAGCAAGGATCCCCGAATCGCCTCACGGGAACTGGAAAACATCCTGAGCCTGCAAACGCGCTACGGACCAGACAGCCTTATCCTTGCTGCCGGCGACGGCAGTTTTGAGATCACGGCAGCAAGCACGAGGCTTAAGGGCATCAAGCTTCCTGATATCCCTGTCAATATACTGCAGAAGCTGGAACCGGATACAGCTGGAGAAAATATTATTCAGGAAACATTGCAAGGAGATCTTGTTCGTCATGTTGCCGCGATTCTGCTGGGCGAGGAAAAAATCAGCGCAACACTGACAACAACCCTGCTGATCGACACAGAGCGTCTTGCCGGAATGGAAACCATCTCACAGGGCATGGAGGGTTACCAGCAGCTCAAGTATCTCAAGGAACCGTTTAAATTCTGGCTCCTGATCATTCTTCTGATTGTCACCATGCTCATAATCTTCGGAGCTGTCTGGTTCGGCTTCTATATTTCCAAGGGAATCACCGAACCGGTCGCCAAGCTGGCGGACGCCACGAAAAGGATTGCCGAGGGGGATCTGGAATTTGCCATCGAAGGAAAAACAGATGATGAGATCGGCCTGCTGGTGGACGCCTTCAATAAAATGACGGCCAATCTCAACAGCAGCAACAAGAAACTTGCCGAAACCCTTACCGCCCTGCATTCCAGTTCGCAGGAATCCGAGCAGCGCAGAAGGTATACGGAAATAATCCTGCAGAATGTTTCCACTGGGGTCATTTCTCTCGATGAAGAGGGGCGGATTATCACCATCAACCGCTTTGCCGAGAGCCTTCTCAACATTGACAGGAACTTTTATCTCAACAAGCGCTTTCAGGACACGCTCCTGGAGCAGCATGCCGCAATTATCCACGGCTTTCTGGAAAAACTGCAAATCTCCAGAAAGTTAAGCATACAGGAACATTTGCGCCTGAACATCCAGCAAAAAAACTACTCGCTTCTCATTAATTTCACCCGCCTGGAAGACGAGGAAGAAACGCCGCTGGGGTACGTGCTTGTCTTCGATGACCTCACGAAGATAGAGAAGATGCAGAGAATGACAGCCTGGCGTGAGGTCGCCCGCAGGATTGCTCATGAAATCAAGAACCCGCTCACCCCGATCCAACTCTCGGCTCAGCGGTTGCGCCGGCGATATCCGGATATTCTTGAAGATGGTGACAAAATATTTGATCAGTGCACAGCCACCATCATCAACCAGGTGGATGAGTTAAAACGGTTAGTGAGCGAATTCTCCCAGTTTGCCCGCATGCCCAAGGTTCAAAAGTCGCAAGGCAACCTTGTCGAACTGGCCAACGCCACGCTGTTTCTCTACCAGGAGGCTCATAAGCACATAGACTTTCAGCTTCATGAAAAGAATCCCCTGCCCACTTTCTTTTTTGATGGAGAACAGATAAAGCGATGCATTATCAACCTTCTCGATAACGCAGTTGCAGTTTTGTCCGATGGCGGTAATATTATTATCGAGTTGCTGAGCAATGAGGAGAGCGTCTTCATTCGAGTATGCGATGACGGTCCCGGAACCACACCGGAGGACAAGGGCAAGCTTTTCGAGCCTTACTTTTCCACCAAAAAAACTGGAACAGGGCTGGGGCTTGCCATCGTTTCTACCATTGTCGCCGATCATAGCGGCTATATCCGGGTGATGGACAACAAACCACGCGGTTCAATCTTCATTATCGAACTGCCTCTTCAGGCCGAAAAGAAGGACCGGGCTTAG
- a CDS encoding sigma-54-dependent transcriptional regulator translates to MNNRRILVIDDEISIQESLKGILEDEGFSALSVSSAEEGMLLIEEKKVDLVLLDIWLGDNMDGLTALEEIKKIDDIPIIMISGHASIETAVKATRKGAYDFIEKPLSYDKVILSITNGLRFAQLERENRLLRQSTTKKTRITGNSAIISALRDQIKMVAPTDAWVLIRGEHGTGKELVAQAIHSLSASCDRPMVEVNCAAIPEELIESELFGHEKGSFTGANANKRGKFDQADGGILFLDEIGDMSLKTQAKTLRILQEQKFERVGGSKTIHVNVRVLAATNKNLEDEIQNGNFRPDLFYRLNVVPIHVPLLRDRIEDIPLLVDDLMDSLNGKGLVKKVFDKSAYREMMKHDWPGNVRELQNFIERLAIMCPDGIIHDHHIQFFLKSPTGNITGVINNDMRFPYQAVDFKEAKRSFEREYLNIKLEENEGNISKTAEQIGLERSHLHKKLKSLNIIQ, encoded by the coding sequence ATGAATAACAGACGAATCCTGGTAATAGACGATGAGATTTCCATTCAGGAGTCACTCAAGGGCATTCTCGAAGACGAAGGTTTCAGCGCCCTCAGCGTGTCCTCGGCAGAGGAAGGCATGCTTCTTATTGAGGAGAAAAAGGTGGATCTGGTCCTGCTCGACATCTGGCTCGGGGATAACATGGATGGTCTTACCGCCCTTGAGGAAATCAAGAAAATCGATGATATTCCCATCATTATGATCTCCGGCCATGCCAGTATCGAGACGGCGGTCAAGGCAACCCGCAAGGGAGCTTATGACTTCATCGAAAAACCACTGTCCTATGACAAGGTAATCCTCTCGATAACCAACGGCCTGCGCTTTGCTCAGTTGGAACGGGAAAACAGGCTTCTTCGCCAGAGCACGACCAAAAAAACCAGGATCACCGGCAACTCCGCAATCATTTCCGCCCTGCGCGATCAAATCAAGATGGTGGCGCCAACGGATGCCTGGGTTCTTATCCGCGGAGAACACGGGACCGGCAAGGAGCTTGTTGCCCAGGCAATTCACAGCCTTTCAGCTTCCTGCGATCGCCCAATGGTGGAGGTTAACTGTGCCGCCATTCCGGAAGAATTAATAGAATCGGAACTCTTCGGTCATGAAAAAGGTTCCTTTACAGGCGCCAATGCCAACAAGCGCGGCAAATTCGACCAGGCCGACGGCGGCATCCTCTTTCTCGACGAAATAGGAGACATGAGCCTGAAAACTCAGGCCAAGACCCTGCGCATTCTGCAGGAACAGAAATTCGAGAGGGTCGGCGGCAGCAAGACGATCCACGTCAATGTCCGCGTACTCGCGGCCACTAATAAAAACCTGGAGGACGAGATCCAGAACGGAAATTTCAGGCCGGATCTTTTCTATCGCCTGAACGTCGTACCCATTCACGTTCCCCTATTACGCGATCGCATAGAGGATATTCCCCTGCTTGTCGATGACCTCATGGACAGCTTGAACGGCAAGGGACTGGTTAAAAAGGTCTTTGATAAAAGCGCCTATCGGGAAATGATGAAACATGACTGGCCCGGCAATGTCAGAGAACTGCAGAACTTCATCGAAAGGCTTGCCATCATGTGCCCGGATGGAATCATCCATGATCATCATATACAGTTCTTTCTTAAAAGTCCCACCGGAAACATTACGGGAGTGATAAACAACGATATGCGTTTTCCCTATCAGGCTGTCGATTTTAAGGAAGCCAAAAGATCTTTCGAACGCGAATATCTCAATATCAAGCTGGAAGAAAATGAAGGGAATATATCAAAAACAGCCGAACAGATAGGGCTTGAGCGCAGTCATCTTCATAAGAAACTCAAGAGTCTGAACATCATTCAGTAA
- the hemB gene encoding porphobilinogen synthase — MVFPDYRPRRLRKNEAFRSLIRETHISASQLVYPLFVLPGKNIREEIPSMPGVFRISVDQLAGEAKECLSLGVNSVILFGLPEQKDAMGSGAHAKSGIIQQAIKELKNKAPQLMVITDVCLCEYTDHGHCGCIIGNEVDNDATLEILAKTALSHAQAGADMVAPSDMMDGRVAEIRGILDENNFDSIPIMSYTVKYASAFYGPFRDAADCAPQFGDRRSYQMDPANSREALREATLDVDEGADILMVKPAMAYLDIIARLREEFDLPIAAYHVSGEYAMIKAAAANGWIDEEKAMAETLLSLRRAGADIIVTYFAKDMARLLRR, encoded by the coding sequence ATGGTTTTTCCAGATTATCGGCCCCGCCGTTTACGAAAAAATGAAGCTTTCAGATCACTCATCCGGGAGACGCATATTTCCGCATCACAGCTTGTCTATCCACTTTTCGTCCTGCCGGGAAAAAATATTCGTGAAGAGATTCCTTCCATGCCCGGAGTCTTCAGGATTTCCGTGGACCAGTTGGCCGGTGAGGCCAAAGAATGCCTTTCCCTGGGGGTCAACAGCGTTATCCTTTTCGGTCTTCCCGAGCAGAAGGACGCCATGGGCTCCGGAGCCCATGCCAAAAGCGGCATAATCCAACAGGCGATCAAGGAATTGAAGAACAAGGCCCCACAGCTGATGGTCATTACCGATGTCTGTCTTTGTGAATACACCGACCATGGTCATTGCGGCTGCATCATCGGCAATGAAGTCGATAATGACGCCACCCTCGAGATCCTTGCCAAGACCGCTCTGTCTCATGCCCAGGCCGGGGCGGATATGGTGGCGCCGTCCGATATGATGGATGGCAGGGTTGCCGAAATTCGAGGAATTCTGGACGAAAACAACTTCGACTCCATTCCCATAATGTCCTATACGGTCAAATATGCCTCGGCCTTCTATGGTCCATTTCGCGATGCGGCAGACTGTGCGCCTCAGTTCGGCGACAGACGAAGCTATCAGATGGATCCCGCCAACAGCCGCGAGGCTCTCCGCGAGGCAACTCTGGATGTTGATGAGGGCGCGGATATCCTCATGGTGAAGCCGGCCATGGCCTATCTCGATATCATTGCACGACTGCGGGAAGAGTTTGATCTTCCCATAGCCGCCTATCATGTCAGTGGTGAATATGCCATGATCAAGGCAGCGGCGGCAAATGGCTGGATAGACGAAGAAAAGGCGATGGCCGAGACGCTGTTGTCTTTGCGGCGTGCCGGCGCGGATATCATCGTTACCTATTTTGCCAAGGATATGGCACGGCTGCTGCGACGCTGA
- a CDS encoding VanZ family protein codes for MNYLEMSERVVTVFRTIPMITVMGIIFALSHQSGDQLDLPEIPLLDKIGHFVLYGLLAATILFVPSCELRLSRPKTIAVVAVLLSFLYGIGDEFHQSFVPGRYVSLADIAADIGGSAVVSLLWLRYRSLKDRRGSF; via the coding sequence TTGAACTACCTGGAAATGAGTGAAAGGGTCGTCACGGTTTTTCGCACGATCCCCATGATCACCGTCATGGGGATCATTTTTGCTCTCTCCCATCAGTCAGGCGATCAGCTGGACCTGCCGGAAATACCTCTTCTGGATAAAATAGGTCATTTTGTTCTGTATGGACTGCTCGCCGCGACCATTCTTTTTGTTCCCTCATGTGAGTTGCGCCTGTCCAGGCCGAAGACCATTGCCGTAGTAGCTGTTTTGCTGAGTTTCCTTTATGGAATCGGTGATGAGTTTCACCAGTCCTTTGTCCCCGGCAGATATGTGAGTCTTGCAGACATTGCAGCCGATATTGGCGGTAGCGCGGTCGTGAGTCTTCTCTGGCTGCGATATCGCAGTTTAAAGGACAGGAGGGGTTCTTTCTGA
- a CDS encoding YecA family protein, producing the protein MKIGRNDVCPCGSGKKFKRCCSGSGGGMVPRQSGKQKQPTLGGVIQQFQKLALEKKKMVHQVGVFLLYSDRNGDAWVLEVTDSDCVQIASSGTPLDVPLEENEETITVEWTHTFSFTGKKMEITSYRHKKKEIVKNAPVQQLTAARRNIWKQLSPEVRDQVHIDA; encoded by the coding sequence ATGAAGATTGGACGAAATGATGTCTGCCCATGCGGCAGCGGGAAAAAATTTAAACGCTGCTGCTCCGGTTCCGGTGGCGGGATGGTGCCCAGGCAGTCCGGGAAACAAAAACAGCCGACTCTTGGAGGTGTTATTCAACAATTTCAGAAGCTGGCCCTTGAAAAAAAGAAAATGGTACATCAGGTAGGTGTTTTTTTGCTGTACTCCGACCGCAACGGTGACGCCTGGGTACTGGAGGTCACAGATTCCGACTGCGTTCAGATTGCCTCCTCGGGAACTCCCCTGGATGTCCCGCTGGAAGAAAATGAGGAAACCATCACTGTTGAATGGACTCACACCTTCTCTTTTACCGGCAAAAAAATGGAGATTACCTCTTATCGCCATAAGAAAAAAGAGATTGTAAAAAATGCTCCGGTACAGCAGCTTACCGCGGCCAGGCGCAATATCTGGAAACAGCTTTCTCCTGAAGTACGTGACCAGGTGCACATCGATGCTTGA
- a CDS encoding adenosylcobalamin-dependent ribonucleoside-diphosphate reductase yields the protein MAPDLTKQVLTNTAETVLARRYYLKDSDGAPVETWETLCRRVASAVAQVEKDKKEYEILKDEFFALIYHMDFLPNSPCLMNAGTDLGQLSACFVLPVEDSMDGIFSAIRNGALVHKTGGGTGYSFSRLRSKNASVRSTQGVASGPLSFAAVFDAATETIKQGGKRRGANMGVLRIDHPDILDFITAKEDQSKFNNFNFSVAITDGFMKAVEEDDVYQLIEPSNGVAVNELNAREVFDKIIDLAWLNGEPGVLFIDAANRANMTPQLGEFEATNPCGEQWLLPYESCNLGSVNLANFVHESAVDYDRLRNTVHKATTFLDNVIDCNRFPIKEIEEMTLKTRKIGLGIMGMHDMLIQLAVPYDSEKGRELCAEVMRFVREAAEEKSRELAGKKGAFPAYDPDINDYPPRRNAALTSIQPTGTVSMIADCASGCEPYYSIVMVKHVMDGDRLILVNKHFEATAREEGFYSEDLMSKVADTGTVIGHEEIPEKWQEVFRTAQDIKPEDHIMMQGILQQNGVDSSISKTINLPNTATREEVKLAYIMGFRSGCKGLTVYRDGSRDAQVLNNSRNKSEVEEGTMIVNSGGQCKRNLPDTLDAKRYRLKDQDQKSVYIIVCFDQDEQPMEVFAKFPFDNRIDLKDKSTMWTTTCRLVSLALRFNVPMEEIIKQLDRSSGHMHDLPAQLSKLFKSFMAGTQHGFASICPECAGSLVFEEGCETCHDCGYSKCS from the coding sequence ATGGCACCTGACTTGACCAAACAGGTATTGACCAATACCGCTGAGACAGTACTGGCAAGACGTTATTATCTTAAAGATTCCGATGGTGCTCCCGTTGAGACCTGGGAAACTTTATGCCGCAGGGTCGCAAGTGCGGTGGCCCAGGTGGAGAAAGACAAGAAAGAATATGAAATCCTGAAGGATGAATTCTTTGCACTGATCTACCACATGGACTTTTTACCCAATTCACCCTGTCTGATGAATGCCGGTACCGATCTCGGCCAGCTGTCGGCCTGTTTTGTTCTCCCGGTGGAAGATTCCATGGATGGGATATTCAGCGCCATCCGCAATGGTGCTCTGGTCCATAAGACCGGAGGGGGAACAGGGTATTCTTTTTCCAGGCTGCGCTCCAAAAATGCATCGGTTCGCTCAACCCAGGGCGTCGCTTCGGGTCCCCTTTCTTTTGCCGCGGTTTTCGATGCCGCAACAGAGACCATCAAGCAGGGCGGCAAGAGGCGCGGCGCCAATATGGGTGTTCTGCGTATCGACCACCCCGACATTCTCGATTTCATTACCGCCAAGGAAGACCAGAGTAAGTTCAACAACTTCAACTTCAGTGTCGCCATCACCGATGGTTTCATGAAGGCAGTGGAAGAAGATGACGTCTATCAGCTGATCGAGCCGTCAAACGGCGTGGCAGTCAACGAACTGAATGCCCGCGAAGTCTTTGATAAAATAATCGACCTTGCCTGGCTTAACGGCGAACCTGGTGTTCTGTTTATCGATGCCGCCAACAGGGCCAACATGACCCCCCAGTTGGGTGAATTCGAGGCGACCAATCCATGCGGTGAACAATGGCTTCTCCCCTACGAGAGTTGCAATCTCGGCTCCGTGAATCTGGCCAATTTTGTTCATGAGAGTGCCGTTGATTATGACAGGTTGAGAAATACGGTTCATAAAGCAACGACCTTTCTCGACAACGTCATCGACTGTAATCGATTTCCCATCAAGGAGATTGAGGAGATGACCCTGAAGACAAGAAAAATTGGACTGGGTATCATGGGAATGCACGATATGCTGATCCAGTTGGCGGTCCCTTACGACAGTGAAAAGGGCCGGGAGTTATGTGCTGAAGTTATGCGCTTTGTCAGGGAGGCCGCAGAAGAGAAATCACGGGAGCTTGCCGGGAAAAAGGGGGCTTTTCCAGCGTATGATCCTGACATAAATGACTATCCTCCGCGACGAAATGCCGCCCTGACCTCGATTCAGCCGACCGGAACCGTTTCCATGATCGCCGACTGCGCTTCCGGCTGTGAGCCTTACTATTCCATTGTCATGGTCAAACATGTTATGGACGGTGACCGTCTGATCCTGGTAAACAAGCATTTTGAGGCGACGGCGCGCGAAGAAGGCTTTTATTCCGAGGATCTCATGAGCAAGGTAGCTGATACCGGAACGGTCATCGGCCATGAGGAGATTCCCGAGAAATGGCAGGAGGTCTTCCGAACCGCTCAGGATATTAAGCCCGAAGACCACATTATGATGCAGGGAATTCTGCAGCAGAACGGGGTGGACAGCTCCATATCGAAAACCATTAATCTACCGAATACCGCAACCCGGGAAGAGGTCAAGCTCGCCTACATCATGGGATTTCGTTCAGGCTGCAAGGGGTTGACCGTTTACCGCGACGGCTCAAGAGACGCTCAGGTGCTCAACAATTCCAGGAACAAAAGTGAAGTTGAAGAAGGCACTATGATCGTCAACAGCGGCGGACAATGCAAGCGGAATTTACCCGACACCCTGGATGCCAAGCGATATCGCCTCAAGGATCAGGATCAGAAATCGGTCTATATTATCGTCTGTTTTGATCAGGATGAGCAGCCTATGGAAGTTTTCGCCAAATTTCCGTTTGACAACAGGATAGATCTGAAGGATAAGTCCACCATGTGGACAACCACCTGCCGTTTGGTTTCCCTGGCCCTGCGCTTCAATGTGCCGATGGAAGAGATCATAAAGCAGCTGGACCGTTCCTCCGGCCATATGCACGACCTGCCGGCCCAGCTGTCCAAGCTTTTCAAGTCGTTTATGGCCGGCACCCAGCATGGTTTTGCTTCCATCTGCCCGGAATGTGCCGGATCTCTGGTATTCGAAGAGGGCTGCGAAACCTGTCACGACTGCGGATACAGCAAGTGCTCGTAA